The following are encoded in a window of Lacinutrix sp. WUR7 genomic DNA:
- a CDS encoding carboxymuconolactone decarboxylase family protein — translation MPLVTPLSADHDLETKALAEFFNETLGFCPNSVLTMQRRPAISKAFINLNKAVMANEGKVTSALKRMIAWVSSNATGCRYCQAHAIRAAERYGAEQEQLDNIWEYRTHPAFSEAERAALDFSLAASQVPNAVDATIQKRLHEHWTEGEIVEMLGVISLFGYLNRWNDSMGTTLEGDAIESGNQFLGKHGFEVGKHV, via the coding sequence ATGCCATTAGTTACACCATTATCTGCAGACCATGATTTAGAAACCAAAGCTTTAGCAGAATTTTTTAACGAAACATTGGGTTTTTGCCCAAACTCGGTACTTACCATGCAACGTCGCCCAGCCATTAGCAAAGCTTTTATTAACTTAAATAAAGCAGTTATGGCTAATGAAGGAAAAGTAACCTCAGCTTTAAAACGAATGATTGCTTGGGTATCTAGTAACGCAACAGGTTGTAGATATTGTCAAGCACATGCTATTCGTGCCGCAGAACGTTATGGTGCAGAACAAGAACAACTAGATAATATTTGGGAATACAGAACACATCCTGCTTTTTCGGAAGCAGAACGTGCTGCCTTAGATTTTTCTCTAGCAGCTAGTCAAGTACCAAATGCTGTAGATGCAACCATTCAAAAACGTTTACACGAACATTGGACCGAAGGTGAAATTGTAGAAATGCTAGGTGTTATTTCTTTATTTGGTTATTTAAACCGATGGAATGATTCTATGGGAACCACTTTGGAAGGTGATGCTATTGAAAGTGGAAACCAGTTTTTAGGAAAACATGGCTTTGAAGTTGGAAAACACGTTTAG
- a CDS encoding OsmC family protein, producing MSDKITTIWNGNMLFESDNPSGHTVLMDISKENGGNSSGLRPKAMMLSSLAGCSGLDVVSVLDKMKASVEGFYMTVEGELTDEHPKYYHTVTVEYHFTGKDLNESKIKKAVDLSVEKYCGVMEMFRQFADVKTSIHYHNK from the coding sequence ATGTCTGATAAAATTACAACCATTTGGAATGGAAACATGCTTTTCGAATCTGATAATCCAAGTGGACACACTGTACTAATGGATATTAGTAAAGAAAATGGAGGAAATAGTTCAGGCTTACGTCCAAAAGCAATGATGCTATCTTCTTTAGCAGGATGTTCTGGTTTAGATGTGGTTTCCGTTTTAGATAAAATGAAAGCTTCTGTGGAAGGTTTTTATATGACCGTTGAAGGAGAACTAACAGACGAACATCCAAAATACTACCATACCGTAACCGTAGAATATCATTTTACTGGGAAAGATTTAAACGAATCTAAAATTAAAAAGGCCGTGGATTTATCTGTGGAGAAATACTGTGGTGTTATGGAAATGTTTCGTCAGTTTGCAGATGTAAAAACATCCATTCATTACCATAATAAATAG
- a CDS encoding UDP-2,3-diacylglucosamine diphosphatase, with translation MQIPEGKKIYFASDNHLGAPTKEASLPREKKFVAWLDHVKKDAAAIFLLGDLFDFWVEYKNVVPKGFTRTLGKLAEISDSGIPIYYFVGNHDLWMDGYFEEELNIPVYHKPKEFTFNNKTFFIGHGDGLGPHDKGYKRMKKVFTNPICQWLFKRVLHPDFAMRIGQYMSVKNKLISGDEDAKFLGNDNEWLVQYCKRKLEDKHRDFFVFGHRHLPLEIDLENNAKYINLGDWIEYYTYGVFDGENMILKTYNP, from the coding sequence ATGCAAATTCCAGAAGGAAAAAAAATATATTTCGCCAGTGATAATCATTTAGGAGCTCCTACAAAAGAAGCTTCCCTTCCGCGCGAAAAAAAGTTTGTCGCTTGGCTAGATCACGTAAAAAAAGATGCAGCAGCCATTTTTCTTTTAGGCGATTTATTCGATTTCTGGGTAGAATATAAAAACGTGGTTCCAAAGGGATTCACTAGAACCTTAGGAAAACTTGCCGAAATTTCTGATTCTGGAATACCTATTTACTATTTTGTTGGTAATCATGATTTATGGATGGATGGTTATTTTGAAGAAGAACTTAACATTCCTGTGTACCACAAACCAAAAGAATTCACCTTTAACAATAAAACCTTTTTTATAGGTCATGGTGATGGCTTAGGGCCACACGATAAAGGATACAAACGCATGAAAAAAGTGTTTACCAACCCAATATGCCAATGGTTGTTTAAACGTGTTTTACATCCAGATTTTGCCATGCGAATTGGACAATATATGTCTGTAAAAAATAAACTTATTTCTGGGGATGAGGATGCCAAATTTTTAGGAAATGATAACGAGTGGTTGGTACAATATTGCAAACGAAAATTAGAAGACAAGCACAGAGATTTTTTTGTATTCGGGCATAGACATCTTCCATTAGAAATAGACCTAGAAAACAACGCGAAATACATTAATCTTGGGGATTGGATTGAATATTACACCTATGGTGTGTTTGATGGAGAAAACATGATTTTAAAAACCTATAATCCGTAA
- a CDS encoding MATE family efflux transporter gives MPTNINLKQINKLAIPALIAGVSEPILSLTDTAIVGNININATESLAAVGIVGAFISMLIWVLGQTRSAISSIVSQYVGADNVDTVKNLPAQAIFIITSLSILIIIGTYPFAQSIFKLYNASGLILDYSVDYYKIRVFGFPFTLFTIAVFGTFRGLQNTYYPMLIAIIGATANIVLDFILVYGIEGYIPAMHIKGAAYASVIAQFLMAIFSAYYLLTKTNIPLRFSFPFNPEIKRFILMILNLFVRTLALNVTLYFASAFSTSYGKNYIAAYTIAINLWFLGAFIIDGYASAGNILSGKLIGGKEYKSLILLSNKLIKYGIVLGITIAILGAILYYPLGTIFTKEPQVLEEFYNVFWIVLLMQPLCALAFIFDGIFKGIGKMKILRNVLLFSTFIVFVPILFWLDSLDYKLYGIFIALTLWIIARGLPLIIKFRKEFLPLSQKV, from the coding sequence TTGCCTACCAATATAAATCTAAAACAGATAAACAAACTTGCTATTCCAGCATTAATTGCTGGTGTTTCAGAACCTATTTTATCGTTAACAGATACGGCTATTGTTGGTAATATAAATATAAACGCAACCGAGTCTTTAGCGGCTGTTGGTATTGTTGGTGCTTTTATTTCTATGCTTATTTGGGTATTGGGACAAACAAGAAGCGCCATTTCTTCGATCGTTTCACAATATGTTGGTGCAGATAATGTAGATACGGTTAAAAATCTGCCAGCACAAGCGATTTTTATTATTACTTCGCTAAGTATTTTAATAATTATTGGCACCTATCCTTTTGCGCAAAGTATTTTTAAACTGTATAATGCTTCCGGTCTCATTCTAGACTATAGCGTAGATTACTATAAAATTCGTGTTTTCGGATTTCCTTTTACATTATTTACCATCGCTGTTTTTGGCACTTTTAGAGGTTTACAAAACACCTATTACCCAATGCTAATTGCCATCATTGGTGCTACTGCAAACATTGTTTTAGATTTTATTTTGGTGTACGGAATAGAAGGATATATTCCTGCCATGCACATTAAAGGCGCTGCCTATGCAAGTGTTATTGCGCAGTTTTTAATGGCTATTTTTTCAGCTTATTATCTATTAACAAAAACAAATATTCCGTTGCGATTTAGTTTCCCTTTTAATCCGGAAATTAAACGTTTTATACTAATGATTCTTAATTTGTTTGTCCGTACACTAGCCTTAAATGTCACCTTATATTTTGCTAGTGCTTTTTCTACAAGCTATGGTAAAAACTACATTGCAGCCTATACTATTGCTATAAACTTATGGTTTCTTGGTGCTTTTATTATTGATGGTTATGCCAGTGCTGGAAATATTTTATCGGGAAAATTAATAGGAGGAAAAGAATATAAAAGCCTAATACTATTAAGTAATAAGCTAATTAAGTACGGCATCGTTCTAGGAATTACCATTGCCATATTAGGCGCAATTTTATATTATCCCTTAGGAACCATCTTCACTAAAGAGCCTCAAGTTTTAGAAGAATTTTACAACGTATTTTGGATAGTCTTACTCATGCAACCGCTTTGTGCTTTAGCATTTATTTTTGATGGCATCTTTAAAGGTATAGGTAAAATGAAAATCCTTAGAAACGTACTGCTCTTTTCTACCTTTATAGTTTTTGTTCCAATACTCTTTTGGTTAGACTCCTTAGACTACAAATTATACGGTATTTTTATTGCGTTAACGCTTTGGATTATCGCTAGAGGATTACCATTAATCATAAAATTTAGAAAAGAATTTTTACCACTTTCACAAAAGGTGTAA
- a CDS encoding DUF3784 domain-containing protein, with amino-acid sequence MLVTAIIFILLGALIKYGKFYFLIAGYNTMTKEEKEKYHIEGIATLFKNVMFGMAILIIIGYFASKYFEDANLQNIFFYISIAIGVPYLLIQSNSKKYKK; translated from the coding sequence ATGCTAGTAACTGCTATTATATTTATTCTTTTAGGTGCATTAATAAAATATGGAAAATTCTATTTCCTTATTGCTGGTTATAACACCATGACCAAGGAAGAAAAAGAAAAGTACCATATAGAAGGTATTGCAACACTTTTTAAAAATGTGATGTTTGGTATGGCTATTTTAATTATCATTGGTTATTTCGCTTCCAAATACTTTGAAGACGCTAACCTACAAAACATCTTCTTCTATATTTCAATAGCTATAGGAGTCCCGTATTTACTGATCCAATCCAACTCAAAAAAATATAAAAAATAA
- a CDS encoding 6-carboxytetrahydropterin synthase: MSNIRITKQFSFETGHALYGYDGKCKNVHGHSYRLFVTVIGKPITDATNVKFGMVIDFSDLKKIVKEDIVEIFDHATVFNKNTPHLELAKELSDRDHNVLLVDYQPTSEMMVIDFASKISKRLPDNIKLHSLKLQETTSSYAEWYASDNK; the protein is encoded by the coding sequence ATGAGTAATATTAGAATTACAAAACAGTTCTCTTTTGAGACTGGTCACGCACTTTATGGTTATGACGGTAAGTGTAAAAACGTACATGGTCACAGTTACAGATTATTTGTAACCGTTATCGGTAAACCTATTACAGATGCAACCAACGTAAAGTTTGGGATGGTTATAGATTTTAGCGATCTAAAAAAAATAGTAAAAGAAGATATTGTTGAAATTTTTGATCACGCAACCGTTTTTAATAAAAACACACCACACCTGGAGCTTGCTAAAGAATTATCGGATAGAGATCACAATGTACTTTTGGTAGATTATCAACCAACCAGTGAAATGATGGTTATTGACTTTGCTTCCAAAATATCAAAACGTTTACCAGACAATATAAAACTTCATTCCCTAAAATTACAGGAAACCACAAGCTCTTATGCAGAGTGGTATGCTAGTGATAACAAATAG
- a CDS encoding 2OG-Fe(II) oxygenase: MKQIFEGLAFTENPLYERVIDDLLAKKYSIVEDFFSAEEVLVLRKSLIEKHELDAFKKAAIGNRVNETIEKAIRGDIILWMDESKVDVYEQLFFNKINSLVTYLNKTCFLGILYKEFHYALYPKDTYYKRHIDTFQNDDRRKLSFVCYLNEDGWLPENGGELVLYLDENGVETEKVIYPFPGRVVIFESQIIEHEVKPVHTERLSITGWLKTR; this comes from the coding sequence ATGAAACAAATTTTTGAAGGACTTGCATTTACAGAAAACCCTTTATACGAGAGAGTTATTGATGATCTGTTAGCAAAAAAATATAGTATTGTTGAAGATTTTTTTTCTGCGGAAGAAGTTCTAGTTTTAAGAAAATCTTTAATTGAAAAGCACGAACTAGATGCTTTTAAAAAGGCAGCTATTGGTAATCGTGTTAACGAAACGATAGAAAAAGCCATTCGAGGAGATATTATTTTGTGGATGGACGAAAGTAAGGTTGATGTCTATGAACAGTTATTTTTCAATAAAATAAATAGCCTCGTTACTTACCTAAACAAAACTTGTTTTCTAGGGATTTTATATAAAGAGTTTCATTACGCATTGTACCCTAAAGACACCTATTATAAACGTCATATAGACACCTTTCAAAATGATGATAGGCGAAAATTATCTTTTGTTTGTTATTTAAATGAAGACGGTTGGTTGCCTGAAAATGGTGGCGAATTGGTATTGTATTTAGACGAGAACGGCGTAGAAACCGAAAAGGTTATTTATCCGTTTCCAGGACGTGTGGTAATCTTTGAAAGTCAGATTATAGAACACGAAGTAAAACCTGTACATACAGAGCGATTGAGTATTACAGGTTGGTTAAAAACGAGATAA
- a CDS encoding MFS transporter: MAKKDPYAALRIKEFNVFLLVRFALVFAWSMQFIVIEWQVYALTKDPLSLGMIGLMEIIPALAMALFAGHIVDQKEKRNLLAICIAAFSLISFCLFWLTSPEVTSSWSKKSMLYTIYGLVFFGGFLRSFFGPTIFSLVALIVPKKIYANAATWNSSTWQMSRVLGVAFAGFSIGWLGVHYSLCIVFALVLVSLLFLFQIKRKPILNDKIGEPMMQSLKEGVHFVFKTKAILGALTLDMVSVLFGGAVALLAIFAQDILKVGPQGFGILVAAPSVGAFITMLITAYIPISKNAGMKLLVAIFGFGICIVVFGLSTSFWLSVAALFFSGVTDGVSMVIRQTILQIKTPDNMRGRVSSVNSMFVGSSNELGAFESGVTAKLMGTATAVVFGGTMTLITVITTAIVSPTFRKLDLTKDIEEHENAE; encoded by the coding sequence ATGGCGAAAAAAGATCCTTACGCAGCATTACGAATTAAAGAGTTTAATGTTTTTCTACTCGTTCGTTTTGCGTTAGTCTTTGCATGGTCTATGCAATTTATAGTGATAGAATGGCAAGTATATGCATTAACAAAAGATCCTTTATCTTTAGGTATGATTGGCTTAATGGAAATTATTCCAGCATTAGCCATGGCATTATTTGCAGGTCATATTGTAGATCAAAAAGAAAAACGAAATCTGCTAGCGATTTGTATTGCTGCTTTTTCGTTAATTAGTTTTTGCCTTTTCTGGTTAACCTCTCCAGAAGTTACCAGCTCTTGGTCTAAAAAGAGTATGCTTTATACGATTTACGGCTTGGTGTTTTTTGGCGGATTTTTACGTTCGTTTTTCGGACCAACCATATTTTCATTAGTTGCTTTAATCGTACCTAAAAAAATATATGCGAATGCCGCAACATGGAATAGCTCTACTTGGCAAATGTCTCGTGTTTTAGGCGTTGCTTTTGCTGGTTTCTCCATTGGCTGGCTTGGTGTACATTATTCTTTATGTATTGTTTTTGCGCTCGTTTTAGTTTCTTTATTATTCTTGTTTCAAATAAAAAGGAAACCCATTCTTAACGATAAAATTGGCGAGCCTATGATGCAAAGTTTAAAAGAAGGTGTGCATTTTGTTTTTAAAACAAAAGCGATTCTAGGTGCTTTAACTTTAGATATGGTTTCGGTGCTCTTTGGTGGTGCAGTTGCTTTGTTAGCTATTTTTGCACAAGATATTTTAAAAGTGGGACCGCAAGGTTTTGGTATTTTGGTTGCAGCGCCATCTGTTGGTGCTTTTATAACCATGTTAATTACCGCGTATATTCCAATTAGTAAAAATGCAGGAATGAAGTTGTTGGTAGCCATTTTTGGTTTCGGAATATGTATTGTTGTTTTTGGACTATCGACTTCGTTTTGGTTGTCGGTTGCAGCTTTGTTTTTTAGCGGTGTCACCGATGGTGTTTCTATGGTGATTCGTCAGACGATTTTACAAATTAAAACGCCAGATAATATGCGAGGTCGCGTGTCTTCCGTCAATTCTATGTTTGTAGGTTCTTCTAATGAACTTGGTGCTTTTGAAAGTGGTGTAACAGCGAAACTTATGGGAACGGCAACGGCAGTTGTTTTTGGAGGAACCATGACCTTAATTACGGTGATTACTACCGCTATTGTTTCGCCTACGTTTAGAAAACTAGATTTAACCAAGGATATTGAGGAACATGAAAATGCAGAATAA
- the recJ gene encoding single-stranded-DNA-specific exonuclease RecJ, which produces MRWTLKPKPEAKKLEALQKALQVDEVVAALLLQRGIETYEEAKTFFRPSLDDLHDPFLMQDMNKAVARIEAAFANGENILVFGDYDVDGTSSVALMSSYLKTRTANVATYIPDRYEEGYGVSYQGIDFANDNDFSLIIALDCGVKAIDKVAYAKEKGVDFIICDHHRPGENLPEAIAVLDPKREDCKYPYKELCGCGVGFKLIQALASKENKTVEDLTEYLDLVATAIGADIVPITGENRVLAYFGMQVINANPRPGIQAIINQVKKTNLTITDVVFTVAPRINAAGRMKHGNYAVTLLTEMDFDLAEKYAAEIEEFNTDRKDADRRITEEALEQIEEQKEQEGFTSVVYHETWHKGVIGIVASRLIETYYRPTLVFTKSGDKLAASARSVSGFDVYNALEACAEHIEQFGGHKYAAGLTLKEENYEAFKQAFEDVVSKTIDKSLLTPEIKIDRQIDLHQVDDKLMRIMRQFGPFGPGNMTPIFVTENLKDTGYGKCVGEDDKHLRITVTQPKANKMVCIGFGLGNKLHLIEDKKPFKAVYSVDENEWKGNVSLQLKLRDIKQ; this is translated from the coding sequence ATGCGTTGGACACTCAAACCAAAACCGGAAGCAAAAAAACTAGAAGCTCTACAAAAAGCACTGCAAGTAGATGAAGTCGTTGCAGCATTACTTTTGCAAAGAGGAATAGAAACCTACGAAGAAGCGAAAACGTTTTTTAGACCAAGTTTAGACGATTTGCATGATCCATTCTTAATGCAGGATATGAATAAGGCGGTGGCAAGAATTGAAGCTGCTTTTGCCAATGGTGAAAATATATTGGTATTTGGCGATTATGATGTAGATGGTACGTCTTCTGTAGCATTAATGTCTTCCTATTTAAAAACTAGAACCGCAAATGTAGCGACGTATATTCCAGATCGTTATGAAGAAGGTTATGGGGTTTCGTATCAAGGAATTGATTTTGCAAACGACAACGATTTCTCCTTAATTATCGCTTTAGATTGTGGTGTAAAAGCCATAGATAAAGTTGCCTACGCAAAAGAAAAAGGTGTCGATTTTATTATTTGTGATCACCACAGACCAGGAGAAAATTTACCAGAAGCCATTGCTGTTTTAGATCCTAAACGAGAAGATTGCAAATATCCGTATAAAGAACTTTGTGGTTGTGGTGTTGGTTTTAAACTCATTCAAGCGCTAGCTAGCAAAGAAAATAAAACCGTAGAAGATCTCACCGAATATCTAGATTTGGTAGCCACTGCAATTGGTGCAGATATAGTTCCTATTACCGGAGAAAATAGAGTCCTTGCGTATTTTGGAATGCAAGTTATTAATGCCAATCCGAGACCCGGAATTCAAGCCATTATCAACCAGGTTAAAAAAACGAATCTCACGATTACCGATGTCGTTTTTACCGTTGCACCAAGAATTAACGCGGCGGGAAGAATGAAGCATGGTAATTATGCGGTTACTTTATTAACGGAAATGGATTTTGATTTAGCGGAAAAATATGCCGCCGAAATAGAAGAATTTAACACCGATAGAAAAGATGCAGATCGACGAATTACAGAAGAAGCTCTGGAGCAAATTGAAGAACAAAAAGAACAGGAAGGTTTTACTTCTGTTGTTTACCATGAAACTTGGCACAAAGGCGTTATTGGTATTGTGGCTTCTCGACTAATTGAAACCTATTACAGACCAACGTTAGTGTTTACCAAAAGTGGCGATAAATTGGCCGCTTCGGCACGATCGGTGTCTGGTTTTGATGTGTACAATGCCTTGGAAGCTTGCGCGGAACACATTGAACAATTTGGAGGACATAAGTATGCTGCAGGTTTAACACTGAAAGAAGAAAACTACGAAGCCTTTAAACAGGCTTTTGAAGATGTTGTTTCTAAAACCATAGACAAATCTTTATTAACGCCAGAAATTAAAATTGATAGGCAGATCGATTTGCATCAGGTTGATGATAAATTAATGCGCATTATGCGTCAGTTTGGACCTTTCGGACCAGGAAATATGACGCCTATTTTTGTTACTGAAAATTTAAAAGATACCGGTTACGGAAAATGTGTTGGTGAAGACGATAAGCATTTACGAATTACCGTAACACAACCAAAAGCAAATAAAATGGTTTGTATTGGTTTTGGTTTAGGAAATAAGCTGCACTTGATTGAAGATAAAAAACCATTTAAAGCAGTCTATTCTGTGGATGAAAATGAGTGGAAAGGAAATGTGTCACTTCAGTTGAAGTTGAGAGACATTAAGCAATAA
- the nrtS gene encoding nitrate/nitrite transporter NrtS, with translation MIRKVNKAMKIASEREIVISSIKVALVVGCVLNLINQGEKLIALDFKQLNLLKFFITFSVPYMVSTYASVKVKLERERS, from the coding sequence ATGATACGTAAAGTAAATAAAGCAATGAAAATTGCTTCGGAAAGAGAAATTGTTATCTCCTCCATCAAAGTAGCTCTAGTTGTTGGTTGCGTTTTGAATTTGATAAATCAAGGCGAAAAGCTAATTGCATTAGATTTTAAGCAATTAAATCTTTTAAAGTTTTTTATTACTTTTTCTGTGCCTTATATGGTTTCTACCTATGCCTCGGTAAAGGTGAAGCTTGAACGTGAGAGAAGTTAG